In Miscanthus floridulus cultivar M001 chromosome 5, ASM1932011v1, whole genome shotgun sequence, one genomic interval encodes:
- the LOC136450898 gene encoding two-component response regulator ORR26-like, producing MALADATAFPYGLRVLVVDDDPTWLKILEKMLRKCSYDVTTCGLASIALQILRERRNKFDIVISDVNMPDMDGFKLLELIGLEMDLPVIMMSIDGETSRVMKGVQHGACDYLLKPVRMKELRNIWQHVYRKKMHEVKEIEGNDSCDDLQIFRNGVEGFDERGLFMRADSDTMRKRKDMDKDHADQDSSDGATVKKARVVWSVDLHQKFVNAVNQIGFDKVGPKKILDLMNIPGLTRENVASHLQKYRLYLSRLQKQNEERIMGAARQDFSHKGPSDNLNLRSSFQEQPGNLSNGFQHSSQKIQAQINIPDPHLDDTKTSVPLKVPDKNGTSVSDAVDPQNMTSASPLSGVFSFERMPVNQDRKLSETMILECQSWSGSVPPKQFMQYPKHNHERCDLLGDYSCLPKPDLEHPIAPGHLYAPPPVISMSCSVEGDVRDFSDVKPDLLGCMKSLSPALTCTVESVSAQLSDSVVTSTNSDQKFSSVEGLSSIKDCDFDQERNQATLLTSEEASIICGTDLTCLHDELSGYQLQGVSFGNIGLSSIDLFQCNDAMALPGLHNNWYDDVEFSSETMEFPLLDGGLFA from the exons TCACCACATGCGGTTTAGCAAGCATTGCTCTCCAAATTCTCCGAGAGAGGAGAAACAAGTTTGACATTGTAATCAGTGATGTCAACATGCCTGACATGGATGGTTTCAAGCTTCTCGAACTCATTGGACTTGAGATGGATCTACCCGTTATAA TGATGTCCATAGACGGAGAGACAAGTAGGGTGATGAAAGGTGTCCAGCATGGTGCTTGTGACTATCTCCTGAAGCCTGTTCGGATGAAGGAACTCCGAAACATTTGGCAACATGTGTATAGAAAGAAAATGCATGAGGTGAAAGAGATCGAAGGTAATGACAGCTGTGACGATCTCCAAATATTTAGAAATGGTGTGGAGGGATTCGACGAGAGGGGCCTATTTATGAGAGCTGACTCTGATACCATGAGGAAGAGAAAAGACATGGATAAGGACCATGCAGATCAGGACTCAAGTGATGGAGCTACTGTTAAGAAGGCTAGAGTTGTCTGGTCTGTTGACCTTCACCAGAAGTTTGTAAATGCTGTCAACCAAATTGGATTTGACA AAGTTGGGCCGAAGAAAATACTGGACCTTATGAATATTCCTGGCCTGACAAGAGAGAATGTGGCTAGCcatcttcag AAATATCGCCTCTACTTGAGTAGGTTGCAAAAGCAGAACGAGGAAAGGATAATGGGTGCTGCTAGGCAAGATTTCAGTCACAAGGGACCATCAGATAATCTTAACCTCCGAAGTTCCTTCCAAGAGCAACCAGGCAACCTTTCCAATGGATTTCAGCATAGTTCTCAGAAGATCCAAGCTCAGATCAACATTCCCGATCCTCATCTGGATGACACGAAGACTTCCGTGCCCTTGAAGGTGCCAGATAAAAATGGAACTTCAGTAAGTGATGCTGTTGATCCTCAGAATATGACCAGTGCTTCACCTTTAAGTGGGGTGTTCTCTTTTGAAAGAATGCCAGTGAATCAGGACAGGAAGTTATCAGAGACCATGATCTTGGAATGTCAATCCTGGAGTGGAAGTGTGCCACCAAAGCAGTTCATGCAGTATCCAAAGCATAACCATGAGCGCTGCGACCTGCTAGGAGACTATTCTTGCTTGCCCAAACCGGACTTAGAGCACCCAATTGCCCCTGGTCATCTGTATGCCCCACCACCAGTAATATCGATGAGTTGCAGTGTGGAGGGAGATGTCAGAGACTTCTCAGATGTAAAACCAGATCTTCTTGGCTGTATGAAGTCCTTATCACCGGCACTGACTTGTACAGTTGAGTCAGTTTCTGCTCAACTTAGTGACAGTGTTGTGACCTCAACTAACAGTGACCAGAAGTTTTCCAGTGTGGAGGGGTTGTCCAGCATTAAAGATTGTGACTTTGATCAGGAAAGGAACCAAGCCACTTTGCTTACTTCAGAAGAGGCAAGTATAATATGCGGCACTGATTTGACTTGTCTACATGATGAACTGTCTGGCTATCAACTTCAAGGTGTCTCCTTCGGGAATATAGGACTGAGTAGCATCGATTTATTTCAGTGCAATGATGCAATGGCACTACCTGGACTGCATAATAACTGGTATGATGATGTAGAGTTTAGCAGTGAAACTATGGAGTTCCCATTGCTAGACGGAGGCCTGTTTGCATAA